A genomic window from Armatimonadota bacterium includes:
- a CDS encoding cupredoxin domain-containing protein: MRMRVVLTPLVLTAVLILPALTAPARAQSGARKVFQISMTSYKFTPALITVNRGDTVILQMSNDDPERRNHSIAARLFTQIEVKATGQFRTGVGDERRFFAAEPGQKFELEFVASQAGTFPFVCGVFDHGARGQTGAINVLPAPAGQR, translated from the coding sequence ATGCGAATGCGTGTTGTCCTGACGCCGCTCGTGCTCACGGCGGTCCTGATCCTGCCGGCGCTCACGGCGCCGGCCCGGGCGCAGAGCGGGGCCCGCAAAGTCTTCCAGATCAGCATGACGTCCTACAAGTTCACCCCCGCCCTCATTACGGTGAACCGGGGGGATACCGTCATCCTGCAGATGAGCAACGACGATCCCGAACGTCGCAATCACAGTATTGCGGCGCGCCTCTTCACCCAGATCGAGGTCAAGGCGACCGGGCAGTTTCGCACCGGCGTGGGCGACGAGCGACGCTTCTTCGCCGCGGAGCCGGGGCAGAAGTTCGAGCTGGAGTTCGTCGCCTCCCAGGCCGGGACGTTTCCCTTCGTCTGCGGCGTCTTCGACCATGGGGCGCGCGGCCAGACCGGAGCGATCAACGTCCTGCCCGCTCCCGCCGGACAGCGCTGA
- a CDS encoding DUF3303 family protein → MLVIAFGKAKAGTVQERLARRAQWQYPPGLRVVAEYWPQGGDYNVIVIAEADSAVSLLAATAPWSDLYDFTIAPVITAEEGLRVAPQFMKAA, encoded by the coding sequence ATGCTGGTCATCGCCTTTGGGAAGGCCAAGGCCGGGACCGTCCAGGAACGCCTCGCCCGGCGCGCGCAGTGGCAGTACCCTCCGGGGTTGCGCGTTGTGGCCGAGTACTGGCCGCAAGGCGGGGACTACAATGTGATCGTCATCGCGGAGGCGGATAGTGCCGTTTCGTTGCTTGCCGCAACCGCGCCGTGGTCTGACCTGTACGACTTTACTATCGCTCCGGTCATCACGGCAGAAGAGGGACTGCGCGTCGCCCCGCAGTTCATGAAAGCCGCGTAG
- a CDS encoding alpha/beta fold hydrolase, translated as MPVAGATLAGTLILPRGDGPFPAVVVISGSGPATRNGGRRFPIYRLIAGHLAARGIAVLLYDKRGVGGSTGTWKRETFAGRAEDVAALIGWLGRRGEIDRRRIGLIGHSQGGYVVPLVAQRAPVASLVMLAGPAESVRAQALTYEAVEASRRGVSAAAVRGRVRRLDLILRAASALGPLCRALGASYICYVVDYDPRPALSTLRVPVLALFGALDTQVPPDRNADALRAWLRDAGNDDVTIVTLPRANHWFAEAREGTTREFLAAGFAPRFAPGFLDTLSTWILARARP; from the coding sequence GTGCCTGTGGCGGGCGCCACGCTGGCCGGGACGCTGATCCTGCCGCGCGGGGACGGCCCCTTCCCCGCGGTGGTCGTGATCTCAGGGTCCGGACCCGCCACCCGCAACGGGGGGCGGCGGTTCCCCATCTACCGGCTCATCGCCGGCCACCTCGCCGCCCGCGGCATCGCCGTCCTGCTCTACGACAAGCGGGGCGTGGGCGGATCGACGGGGACCTGGAAGCGGGAGACCTTCGCGGGGCGGGCCGAGGACGTCGCGGCGCTGATCGGGTGGCTCGGCCGGCGCGGCGAGATCGACCGCCGCCGGATCGGGCTGATCGGTCACAGCCAGGGCGGGTACGTCGTCCCGCTTGTCGCCCAACGCGCCCCGGTGGCGTCCCTCGTCATGCTGGCCGGTCCCGCGGAGTCCGTCCGCGCGCAGGCGCTCACGTACGAGGCGGTGGAGGCCTCCCGCCGCGGGGTAAGCGCGGCGGCGGTGCGCGGGCGCGTCCGCCGCCTGGACCTCATCCTCCGCGCGGCCTCCGCGCTCGGGCCGCTGTGCCGCGCCCTGGGCGCCAGCTACATCTGCTACGTTGTGGACTACGATCCCCGTCCGGCGCTGAGCACGCTGCGCGTCCCGGTGCTCGCCCTCTTCGGCGCCCTCGACACCCAGGTGCCGCCCGACCGCAACGCCGACGCCCTCCGCGCCTGGTTGCGCGATGCGGGCAACGACGACGTGACGATCGTCACCCTGCCGCGCGCCAACCACTGGTTCGCGGAAGCGCGGGAGGGCACGACGCGCGAGTTCCTCGCCGCGGGGTTCGCGCCGCGCTTCGCGCCGGGGTTCCTCGACACGCTCAGCACCTGGATCCTAGCCCGGGCCCGCCCTTAG
- a CDS encoding Maf family protein — protein sequence MEIVLASASPRRADLLRQLGLPFTVFAPGQGRDGEDLAPPGPQPGEDPVRAAEAAARRLAETKAEAAMQVYPAACVIGADTIVVAEGRFLGKPTDAAEAAAMLRLLSGRPHHVVTGIALLRKQPPLRLTESSVTRVWFRHLTDEEIARYVASGEPMDKAGAYGIQGRAALFVERIEGDYFTVVGLPLAVLGRLLATAGMVLP from the coding sequence GTGGAAATCGTTCTGGCTTCCGCCTCGCCCCGGCGCGCTGATCTGCTGCGCCAGCTGGGCCTCCCCTTCACCGTCTTCGCCCCCGGGCAAGGACGGGACGGGGAAGATCTCGCGCCCCCCGGCCCGCAGCCGGGGGAGGATCCTGTGCGCGCGGCGGAAGCCGCGGCACGCCGGCTGGCCGAGACCAAAGCGGAGGCCGCGATGCAGGTCTATCCCGCGGCGTGCGTCATCGGGGCCGACACCATCGTCGTCGCCGAGGGGCGATTTCTGGGCAAGCCCACCGACGCCGCCGAGGCCGCCGCCATGCTCCGGCTGCTCTCCGGGCGCCCGCACCACGTGGTCACCGGGATCGCCCTCCTGCGCAAACAACCGCCGCTGCGGCTGACCGAGAGCTCCGTGACGCGGGTGTGGTTCCGACACCTGACCGACGAGGAGATCGCGCGCTACGTGGCCTCGGGCGAGCCCATGGACAAAGCCGGCGCCTACGGCATCCAGGGTCGCGCGGCCCTGTTCGTGGAGCGCATCGAAGGCGATTACTTCACGGTGGTCGGCCTGCCGCTGGCCGTGCTCGGCCGATTACTCGCCACGGCCGGCATGGTGCTGCCGTGA
- a CDS encoding HD-GYP domain-containing protein — MTLLGRFTVTSAALAIILAVALGIFVSGQVGQAALREAAATTVQAADSLLTPYLVKGDFVHPLWPARMNDLTGLLQPHLLENGIREVRLWGRDGRIVYSNNPEHIAMETATAPQVWEALAGRPIAVLGTTRQFLHVFAPVRLVGESVPNGVYEVTLSAAPLLAHIQQARVRAWAYVLGGILLLYAVLVGLVYRASRTLVEQQASLQAAFEGTIQALAAAIDAKDAYTGGHSAEVSRHAEATARALRLPAGDVEAVRIAGYLHDLGKIGIPDQILRKAGPLDPLERERVSHHSVIGYRILRPIPVDDRIKLAVLHTHERWDGTGYPDGLTGNRIPIHARILMVADAYEAMTSSRPYRQAIAPTEAVAHLRREAGRQFDPDVVEAFIRALRIEGQAPIVPRAASGRLFRHPWRVPSKPS; from the coding sequence TTGACGCTTCTGGGGCGATTCACCGTCACCAGCGCCGCGCTGGCGATCATCCTGGCCGTCGCCCTGGGAATCTTCGTCTCCGGCCAGGTCGGCCAGGCCGCGCTGAGGGAGGCGGCGGCCACGACCGTCCAGGCCGCGGACAGCCTGCTTACCCCCTATCTCGTCAAGGGGGATTTCGTCCACCCCCTGTGGCCGGCGCGCATGAACGACCTGACCGGCCTGCTGCAACCGCACCTCCTCGAGAACGGGATCCGGGAAGTGCGGCTGTGGGGTCGGGACGGCAGGATCGTCTACTCCAACAACCCCGAGCACATCGCGATGGAGACGGCGACGGCACCGCAGGTCTGGGAGGCACTCGCCGGACGACCGATTGCCGTGCTGGGCACCACCCGCCAGTTCCTGCATGTGTTTGCCCCGGTGCGCCTGGTCGGGGAGAGCGTCCCCAACGGAGTGTACGAAGTCACCTTAAGCGCCGCGCCGCTGCTGGCCCACATTCAGCAGGCCCGGGTCCGCGCCTGGGCCTACGTGCTGGGGGGCATCCTGCTCCTCTACGCTGTGCTGGTGGGACTGGTCTACCGGGCCTCCCGCACGCTGGTCGAGCAGCAGGCTTCTCTGCAGGCGGCCTTCGAGGGGACGATCCAGGCCCTGGCCGCCGCGATCGACGCCAAGGACGCGTACACGGGCGGCCACTCCGCGGAGGTGTCGCGGCACGCCGAGGCGACGGCGCGCGCGCTGCGCCTGCCGGCGGGGGACGTCGAGGCCGTGCGCATCGCCGGATACCTGCACGACCTGGGCAAAATCGGGATCCCCGATCAGATCCTGCGCAAGGCCGGACCGCTGGACCCGCTGGAACGGGAGAGAGTGAGCCATCACTCCGTGATCGGCTACCGCATCCTGCGACCGATCCCCGTCGACGATCGGATCAAGCTGGCCGTGCTGCACACCCACGAGCGGTGGGACGGCACCGGATATCCGGACGGATTGACCGGCAACCGGATTCCGATCCATGCCCGGATCCTCATGGTCGCCGACGCTTATGAGGCGATGACCTCTTCGCGGCCGTACCGGCAGGCCATTGCGCCGACGGAGGCCGTGGCCCACCTGCGACGCGAGGCGGGACGGCAGTTCGATCCCGACGTGGTGGAGGCCTTCATCCGCGCCCTGCGGATCGAGGGGCAGGCCCCCATCGTGCCCCGCGCGGCGAGCGGCCGCCTCTTCCGCCATCCCTGGCGCGTGCCGTCGAAACCCTCCTAG
- a CDS encoding tetratricopeptide repeat protein: MTEQKTPRNPPWLKRLGNRIRRVRRLRGLTQTDLAEPNLTKSFISLLESGRTYPSVATLINIANRLQTSLALLLLDTAELPRETTLTLLTLARTVAETAPADAERLLAASEVLSANADDLRADLILTRGDIALAQGKARDAERLFEEALTWARRHKLPAYEPRAQARLAMLALKRGDETTGRQTLEAAIEAFRTTRTLRSVEGCEAMLAYGELLNSSGRTARAVRIFEEVAQVARRHDLPLILGRALVGAAAVRVATGQIAEAREALQEARTALEAGAEGAEGAQILRTAGVLLFRTGLAAEALGLLHQALRLQEASGETRGRAAILNDLARVLLHQGKAAEAQAQAKAALELAESQHDQAQRAEILVTTARIARHQRRFKQAADLFKEALEIFRKAKMTAEVGETARELGMLLKERGEHAEAADYLAMAISTERPDRAPRQ; encoded by the coding sequence GCCGAACCCAACCTGACCAAGAGCTTCATCAGCCTGCTGGAATCCGGCCGCACCTATCCTTCGGTGGCCACGCTCATCAACATCGCCAACCGCCTCCAGACCTCCCTTGCGCTGCTGCTCCTGGACACGGCGGAACTGCCGCGGGAGACGACGCTCACCCTGCTCACGCTGGCCCGGACCGTGGCGGAGACCGCACCGGCCGACGCGGAACGTCTGCTCGCCGCCAGCGAGGTGCTTTCGGCCAATGCGGATGACCTGCGCGCCGATCTGATCCTGACGCGCGGCGACATCGCCCTGGCCCAGGGGAAGGCGCGGGACGCGGAGCGGCTCTTCGAGGAGGCGCTGACCTGGGCGCGCCGGCACAAGCTCCCCGCCTACGAGCCGCGGGCCCAGGCCCGCCTGGCTATGCTGGCCCTGAAGCGGGGCGACGAGACGACCGGACGCCAGACGCTGGAAGCGGCCATCGAGGCCTTCCGGACGACCCGCACGCTGCGCTCCGTTGAAGGGTGCGAAGCGATGCTGGCCTACGGGGAGTTGCTCAACTCTTCAGGCCGCACGGCCCGGGCGGTGCGCATCTTCGAGGAGGTGGCGCAGGTCGCGCGCCGTCATGACCTACCGCTCATCCTGGGCAGAGCGCTGGTCGGAGCCGCCGCCGTACGGGTGGCCACCGGGCAGATTGCTGAGGCCCGGGAGGCGCTGCAGGAGGCGCGCACCGCGCTGGAGGCCGGTGCCGAAGGAGCGGAAGGGGCACAGATCCTGCGCACCGCCGGGGTGCTGCTCTTCCGGACCGGGCTGGCCGCCGAAGCCCTCGGCCTCCTGCACCAGGCCCTTCGGCTCCAGGAGGCCTCCGGGGAGACGCGCGGCCGCGCGGCGATCCTCAACGATCTGGCCCGCGTCCTGCTCCATCAGGGAAAGGCCGCCGAGGCGCAGGCGCAGGCCAAAGCGGCGCTGGAACTGGCCGAGAGCCAGCACGACCAGGCGCAGCGGGCGGAGATCCTGGTGACTACCGCGCGCATCGCCCGCCACCAGCGCCGCTTCAAACAGGCCGCGGACCTCTTCAAAGAAGCGCTGGAGATCTTCCGCAAAGCGAAGATGACCGCCGAAGTGGGCGAGACGGCCCGCGAGCTCGGCATGCTGCTCAAAGAACGCGGCGAGCACGCCGAGGCCGCCGATTACCTCGCCATGGCCATCAGTACAGAGCGGCCCGACCGAGCCCCCCGACAGTAG